Proteins encoded together in one Bos indicus isolate NIAB-ARS_2022 breed Sahiwal x Tharparkar chromosome 25, NIAB-ARS_B.indTharparkar_mat_pri_1.0, whole genome shotgun sequence window:
- the LOC139179692 gene encoding putative uncharacterized protein FLJ46204, producing the protein MELVSDEGVEFKRRDGLHGTVCRQGTTRKAKGPGRRGGRRGLGRPGQGQRTRKPLLEEGALGHARTHTHTHSHLHTHKQTHTHTVLFTDTHIQTHRHSRLHTHTHTLSFTQTHTDTRHTQTHTHTVLFTDTHIQTHTQLFTHTHTHTVLYTDTHRHKTHTDTHTHCPFHRHTQTQDTHSRLHTHCPLHRYTHTHAYTHRHTLSFIHTHTQTFTQTHTQTHTHTDTDTHTHTHTHTHTHTVLYTVFSLSLSLSLPPFLRPPNRERLFDVRISKILSVSSDLCGSVRNTTSLCFQGCLPSSSGGLPSLPIPVVQALVRGGRCSTEN; encoded by the coding sequence ATGGAGTTGGTGTCAGATGAAGGTGTTGAGTTTAAGAGACGGGACGGGTTGCATGGAACAGTGTGCAGGCAGGGGACCACCAGGAAGGCCAAGGGCCCTGGGCGCCGGGGAGGgcggcgggggctggggaggCCGGGCCAGGGCCAGCGCACCCGCAAGCCCCTGCTGGAAGAGGGTGCCCTGgggcacgcgcgcacacacacacacacacacagtcatttacacacacacaaacagacacacacacacactgtccttttcacagacacacacatacagacacacagacacagccgtttacacacacacacacacacactgtcctttacacagacacacacagacacaagacacacacagacacacacacacactgtccttttcacagacacacacatacagacacacacacagctgtttacacacacacacacacacactgtcctttacacagacacacacagacacaagacacacacagacacacacacacactgtccttttcacagacacacacagacacaagacaCACACAGCCGTTTACACACACACTGTCCtttacacagatacacacatacacacgcatacacacacagacacacactgtcctttatacacacacacacacagacctttacacagacacacacacagacacacacacacacagacacagacacacacacacacacacacacacacacacacacacacactgtcctttacactgtcttctctctctctctctctctctccctcccccctttCCTGAGGCCCCCGAACAGGGAGCGGTTGTTCGATGTAAGAATCTCTAAAATACTTTCAGTGTCCTCGGACTTATGTGGAAGCGTCAGGAACACAACCAGTCTGTGCTTCCAGGGCTGCCTCCCGTCTTCCTCCGGGGGTCTCCCATCACTCCCAATTCCAGTGGTCCAAGCGCTTGTACGTGGAGGGCGATGCTCCACGGAGAACTGA